From Natrinema sp. CBA1119:
TTTTCTTCGACGCGGTGGGGTTCGCCGAGGATTTCCGAGTGTCCGCGTTCGTCGCCGCCCCACACTTCGATTCCGCCGTCGATCTCCGCCATGATCGGGAGTCGGTCGGCGAGATCGGCGTCGCGGTCGTACTCGTCTGGCAACCATTCAGGGTCGTCGGAGTCGGACATTACGCGCTCACCCCGTCGAACCGCTCGCGTTCCCATTGTTGTTGGTGCGCCATTGCCGACTCGGCGCGGTCGGTCACGCGGTACTCGTTGGTCCGCTTGTCGCGTTCGCGTTTCGTGACGAGTCCCATGTCGACCAACGTGTCGAGATTTGGATACAGCCGCCCGTGATTGACCTCGGTGCCGTAGTAGTCCTCGAGTTCTTCGCGGATTTTCGTTCCCTTGACTGGTTCAGCGGCGGCGATCACGTAGAGTGCATTCCACCGAAATTCGGTCATCTCTCGCACCGTCTGTTGTGGCGTCGTGTCAGCTTGTACTATATTTCAAACTACCTGACTATCAACTATAAACGTTCCCCCGACAGGCGTCTTTTCCATTCTGTAGAAATAGTATATTGAGTGTGCCCTCAGAAGAACATGAATTCTCCGTAGGCGATAACCGGGCGAGAGACTATCGGTTTGTCCACCGAACGGACTGTATGGCCGATGAAACGCTCACCACAGCGGAGATCGAGAAACTCCAGGCTTTGCTCGAGGCGAATCAGCGAGTCGGTGCGAAACTATCCCCCGAAAACGGGCGCGATAACGGCTAAGGTACTGGCGTCCGAGTGGTACTTATGTCCACGGTACAAGCGATACGAACACTGAAAGACGACGCTGTTACAATCGTTCAACTGACGCTGGCGGCGTTTTTCTTTCTCTCGTTTATCGGGTGGGCACACATGGTGATCCGTTCGTACTACTACCTCGAAGACCTCTACCACTACCCCGGACTGCTGTTGCTCCTTGCTGCGGAGGCCGTGGCGATCTGGTTGCTTGCCTACCTATACGGGTGAAAGGGGTGTCAGAGAGGCTCTGTTGAAACCCTTAGAACATGATGGGGTGGTCACCCTCTGGGGTAAGTACAGGTCATATACTGATCGAATAGGATTTTCCATCCAGAAATAATATATAACAGTAAAATAATACCTAGGTGGTGACTTCAAGTCGTCGCAGGTTTTTGCTTGGAACCGGTGCGACGATTGCACTACTTTCCGGCTGTAGTCGTCTTTCCAACGTCCTCTCTGATCCTCGTACGCTATATTTCGTGGTTTACAATAATACGTCAGAGGCCAACATTTTTCACTTCGCTACTGAGACGAAACAAGGACTTGAGGACTGGGTATCGTTGAGGGCAGATGCAAATGAAGATAATAAGTCCGTGGTAGATATCTCCGATCTCAATGAAATAATCGCTGTCCATGGATTTGTCGATGACGTTCCCTTGCGAACTACCGAGATTGATTCCACGGAAAAGTGTCTTATCGTGACGATTGTGTACGACCGATTAGATGAAAAGCCGTGGATATCCTGGAATGGATCTAACGGTTGTTAATACTATCAGTTGCGTATAAACTGTCTTTTTATTACCTTTAGTTTCGTCTGAGAAGCATCGTTCCGTTCGCACATATAGCGAGTATGCGTTTCGCACAAAAACACATATGAAGAATAGGATTTTAACATAGCCATCGGAGAGAAAGAACCGCCGTTATCGCCAGTCGGCCAGCGCCACGAACGACTCGCCACTCGCCGAGATCCACGCTTGCTCTGCCAGTTCGCCACTCGCATCGAAGATTGCCAGTTCGTCCGGCCAGTCGTCATTCTCAATTTGGACGCGTGAAATGGCGTCCCGGCGCTGGTTTGCGTGCGGACTCTCGAGGTCCGACGGCGAGACGTAGTCGAACGGGTCGGATTCAGATTCCGATTCGCTCATGCCGTCACCTGCTCGAGCAGCGTCTCTTTCGCTCGCTTCAATCGGAGGAACTCCGCTTCGCTCCCGCCGTTATCGGGATGGGCGACGAGCGCCTGTCGCCGGAACGTCTGCGTGATTTCCTCCGGTCCCGCGTTCGGATCGACGCCGAGTACGACGTGGGCCGGTGGCTCGGCTTCGACGGCGATCTCGTCGTCGGCGGGCGGTAACTTCGCGTTCGCGAACTCGCTTTCGCCCGTGGTGACCGGTCTAGATTCCATCTTCCGTTTCTCTTGGACGTAGAGGTATAGCGACCGGATATTGTCCCGTAGGCGCGTGTAGGCGT
This genomic window contains:
- a CDS encoding helix-turn-helix transcriptional regulator, producing the protein MTEFRWNALYVIAAAEPVKGTKIREELEDYYGTEVNHGRLYPNLDTLVDMGLVTKRERDKRTNEYRVTDRAESAMAHQQQWERERFDGVSA
- a CDS encoding DnaJ domain-containing protein, whose product is MTSINWPPQFPRTDPQDRTPNNRFEATLRESIDDLADELERVGADDWRLETAAEHQKRNENYPYANANPDDPSAVVRWTMDGDQYAAACDAYTRLRDNIRSLYLYVQEKRKMESRPVTTGESEFANAKLPPADDEIAVEAEPPAHVVLGVDPNAGPEEITQTFRRQALVAHPDNGGSEAEFLRLKRAKETLLEQVTA